The genomic window TCGGGAATTCCAGTTGCTTTTTCATCGAGATTCAAGGTACTGACAGCTCTTGCTGGGGAATCATCTTTCGGTTGTATTCCGGGTGAGTCAATGTCGGTTCCCCATGCTTCATGGACCTGGCTGCTGTTTGTCCGGCTCAGGCGCGCCTTCCATGCGCGGCGCCGGAGCGGGGGGGACAAAAACCGTCCGGCCGTTCGATTTCATGGACGCGGCCGTGCGGGAGGGGGGAGCGGTTCTCTTCTTTTCCTCGAAAACGATAAGCGGCTCTATTGCGACGCGGGAGATTCCGGTGGTTGTCCCAGGTTCCGGTTCAGCGGTGTCGAGTTTCGAATGGCAGGACCACAAATGGAGGCAAAGTATGAGAAGGACCCTTTGTATCCTGCTCGGAGTCCTGTTTCTAACGTTGGTGACGCCCTTCCCCGCTTGCGCCGCGGAAGATTTTTCCACTCACTGGATTTCCGGGGACAAGGTGAGCGCCGCGGCGAAGTACTGGACCGGGGAGAGGATGAGAAACGCGAAACCATATCCCTTGGCCGTGCGGAAGGAGATCGGGCACAGAGTCTCAGCGCTTCCGGACGGGCAGTTCCCGGGGCCTCCCGGCGTCGACCCGGGCGACCCGGGCGAAAACGTCACCGCTCCTGTCAACCGTCGCGGGGCCGTGCCACATGTCGTTTCGGAATCACGGGACGGGGCTGACACGATCGAGTCGGCGGGAGCCGCGACCATCGGATACAAGTATCCCGCGCCTCACACCACGTTCCGTGTGATGGACACCTTGTACGGTGTCGGCACCACGCCCTATCCATACAGAACGATAGGGAAAATTTTTTTTACGGAGGACGGGGAGGACTACGAGTGCTCGGGCGCGTCCATCGGAGGCAGGGCGGTCCTCACGGCGGGACACTGTGTCTCGGACGGCGCGGGGACCTACCACTCCAACTGGATTTTCGTTCCTTCCTACCAGGACGGGAAGGAGCCTTACGGACGTTGGATCGCGTTCTGGCTGGCGACGCTTTCCGAGTTTCACCAGAAACAGGACAGGGCTCGAGACGTGGGCTTTGCCGCGGTCAGAGACAAGAAGGGCAGGAAGCTTTCCCAGAGGGTGGGCTTCCTGGGCTTTGCGTACAATCTCGCCCGCCTGAGGCACTGGAACATGTTCGGCTATCCCGGCGATGAACCGTGGGACGGAGAGTTCATGGTGGAAACCCAGGCATCCTATGCGTATATCGATGCTGCCGTGACGCCCAATGCCATCGGAATCGGCACCAGCCAGACGGGGGGATGCAGCGGCGGCCCGTGGCTTCTGAGGTTCAAACCGGGGCACAAGTTCTCCAACGCGAACCTCGCCAACGGCTTGAACAGTTATTCCCTTGACGAAGAGAGCCGGGAAATCTATTCGCCCTATTTCGACTCAAGGGTCAAGGCTTTGAAAGACAAAGCCGTGGCAAAGTAGCGCGCAAGCTCATCGGGGCCGATGATCCACAAAAGCCTTTGAAGGCCGGCGAAGCGCCATCGTTGGATCGTTCGCGGGGCCGTGCCGTATGGGTGGTCTCCGGGGCGGGGAACGCAGTCGGGGTCGAGAGGAAGACACACGATTTCCCCGAAGCCGGCGGGACTACGCGAAGTGGTGGAAAACGCGCGGCCCGGGTCTGTTGTTTCTCTGCGGAGACTGTTATTGGTCAATCAGTAAACGTCGGAGTGAGAATATCTATTCGAGCACGTCTTTGATATCGACCCATCGACGGTCTTGTTCGAGGGAGGCTCTGTGGTGGGGACTCCCTGCCCGTGGGTTCACCAAAACCTCAAAGACAATCGAAATACATCCTTGCACCCCAAAGTGGGAGCTCCTTCGTTAAACTCGCCAATCTTTCGTGAATTTAATATTTTTCTATAAAACGATTTTAATTGTATTTTTGATTGAAATCAAAGATACTGATGTACCTGCGCATGGGAATGAGCTTTCGCTGAGTTTCTTTATCATTCTATATACGTTTAATATTTCTTCCCGACATTTAAGGTTTGTTCCAAGGGATTTTTTGCTTCGACCGAGGAATACCTGCAGGGGGAGAAAGAGGGCTGGGTTTTTGCGCTTGACGGGAGGGCGGCCGCTGGAGGATGTGGGCGGTCGTCTTCGATTTCTCCAGGCGATAGCAGGGGGACGATGTCAAAGCCGAATGTCATGCAGTCGTCTCAGGTTCCGGTTCCGCGCTGTCGGGCGACGATTCGACAGCTCCAAAAGGGAGGGGAGTATGAAAAGGTTCTTGTGCGTTCTGTTCGGAGCCCTGCTCTTTGTGTCGGTGGCGGCCTTCGGTGCCTATGCCGCGGAAGGTTTCGCCACGTATTCGATTCCCAAGGACAAGGTGAACGCCGCGGGAAAATACTGGACCAAGGAAAAAATGAAAAACGCCAAACCGTACCCTTCGACCAGGAAGAAGGGGACCGTTCACAGGGTGCCGGCGAATACGGAAGAGCAGCTTTCGGGACCTCCCGGCATGGACCCGGGTGATCCGGGGGAAGGCGCTCCCGGCCGCTCCGCCAGCCGGAAAGCCGGACTCCACGGTGTCGCGGAACCAGGGATCGGAGGGGACACCGCGGAGATGGTGGGAGCCTCGACCGCCGGATACAACTATCCCGCGCCGCACACCACGTTCCCGGTGCTGGATTCCCTCTACGGGATTTCCACCACCCCGTATCCGTACAGAACCATAGGGAAGATATTCTTCACGGAGGACGGGGAGGAATACGTCTGTTCGGGGGCGTCCATCGGAGGCCGGGCGGTCCTGACGGCGGGGCACTGCGTCTCGGACGGTGGGGGGACCTATCACTCGAACTGGATTTTCGTCCCCTCCTACCAGGACGGGGAAGAGCCCTATGGAGAGTGGACGGCTTTCTGGCTGGGGACGTTCCAGGAGTATCACCAGGAGGGCGACTGCGGTCGCGACGTGGGTTTCGCCGCGGTCAGCGACAAGAACGGCAAGAAGCTTTCGCAGAGGGTGGGTTTCCTGGGCTTTTACTACAATGCCAGCCGCACAAGACACTGGAACATGTTCGGCTATCCCGCCGACGATCCATGGGATGGAGAGTTCATGGTGGAAACCCAGGCGTCTTATGCATACGTCGACGATTCCGTGGTGCCTGACGCCACCGGGATCGGGACCACTCAAACCGAGGGTTGCAGCGGAGGCCCGTGGATCATGAAGTTCAAACCGGGCCCCAAGGTCGCCGGCACGAACTTTGCCAACGGAGTGAACAGCTACTCCAATGAAGACACCGGAGAGATCTTTTCACCCTATTTCGACACGAGAGTCAAAGACCTCAAAGACAGGGCCGTGGCGAAGTGAGGGGCCGCAACAGGTGGACCGGGGGTTTTGCGGGAGGAAGAATATGAAACGGCTCTCTTGCGCCATGGGCCTTGTTTGGCTGTTGGTCGTTGCGCTCTGCGGAACGAGCCACGCCGTGTCGGTGACCCTCGTCAGGGGCTCTTCGGCTCTGTCGAGCGTTCCGGCTCTGGGCGAAAAACCGATCGTTCTGGCCTTCGGGGAAGACCGGGTGCTCATACACGACAGTCGTCTGCCGGTGAAAGGCAAGTTGCTCGACACGCGCGACATTCCCCTGACGGAGTTGTTTCTGGTGCGGGACCACCGGGCGCTGTCACAAATCGCCGGGTATGACACCCTCTACAGGCACGGTGCTTTTCGGCTCGCCGTCGTGAAACGCCCGGAAGAGCTTGGTGGATTGAAAAGCGTGCGGCTGTGGCCGGTCAGGCGCAGCATGGTGGTGACCCGAAAAGCCGGGGGCGTCAAAGGCGAACCGGATCCGAAGGTGAATGCGCTGATCAGCAAGCTCAATCGTTCCAGGTACGGGGAGTACATGGCCATGCTGGCGCGAGACCTCGAGACGCGGTATTCCTGCGCCAACGAGGTGCTGACGGCCCGCGACAAGATCAGCCGGGAGTTCAAGGCCCTGGGGCTGAGGACGAATGCTTCGATGAGCTTCCCCAATGACTGCGAGGGCGGGTGCGAGGAGTGGAAGGGATTCAATGTGATCGGCAGGAAGGTGGGCAAGGTGAGGCCCGAGGAGTTCTACCTGGTCGGGGCGCATTACGATTCCGCCAACGGCGAGGGAGGCGCCTGCAATACGGCTCCCGGGGCCTGTGACAACGCCAGCGGCGTGGCCGCCGTGCTGGAACTGGCCCGGGTGTTTCGGACCGTGGACACGGAGGCGTCCATCGTCTTTGTGGCCTTCGGCGGGGAAGAAATAGACCTGCTGGGCAGCAGAAAGTATGTTCAGGAATTGATCGATGCCGGAGAAGATGCCGATCTCAAGGCGTTCGTGGTGCTGGACATGATCTCCTTCTACAAGGCGGACGCAACCCGCGGCATCATCATCGAAGGATCGCGCGGGATAACGCGGCAGGCCCGGGCGCTGGACCGGCTGGTGGGATACGTCAGGACCTACACGGATTTGGATGTCGAGCACACGGTCAAGTATTCGGGTAGCGATCATGAGCCGTTCCTTGACGAGGAAATGGCCGGCGGTCTTCTGATTCAAATGGACTGTGACGCCGCGGACTATGAGCCTCTTCATTCAGCACGGGACACTCTGGGACACCAGGACCTGCCGTTTGCCATCGAGGTGACGAAAGTCGCCGCGGCCCTGCTGGCCGAAGCCGGCATAATGGATGCGACGCCCTGAGCGCCGGAGCCGTGGGACGGGCAGTCCGAAAGCGTGATTCGATCCGGTGGAAATCGAGGAGCCAATAATGAAAAAGACATTCCTGATTTGGGTGACCGCCTGCATGCTGGCCCTGCCGACCTTGGGGACGGCGGCCACGTTGAGCGGAGTGGTGATCGAGGATGAGTCCGGCGCACCGCTCGATGCGAGTCTTCTGCTCTACAAGCGGAATGCGACGGGAGGCTTTGACTTTACGGCCGCCGAGGGAACCGATGCAGCCGGTAACTACAGCTTCAACTACCTCGAGGCGGGGACTTACTTCCTTGAATGCGAGGCCTACGCGGACTGTGACCCGGAAACCGAGTATTGCGCCGACAAGTACCTGCCGCAACTCTACGATGGAGTCCAGGCCTGGGATTTCGCTCACAAGAAGAACATCGTGCTTGCGAGCGGCTCCGCGAAGGTTTTGAATCCCATCAGGATCAAGGCCAGGCCGTTTTATTTTGAAACCATGCCCATCGACCCCGTGGTGATTCCCGATTCGGGCGGCACGGTGAAGATCACCGCCACGGTGATCAACACCACGAAAAACATTCTGGGCATGCTGTTCTGGGGCGAGATGGAGCCTCCGTGCCGCGCGGATCATTCCAGGTTCTACGATCTCTGGGCGCTCTACCCGTTCGCTCAACACACCTGGAAGGTCATCAGGCCGGGCGCCAACAAGGTGGTCCTCACCTGCAGCCTGGGAGCCCAGGCACCGGAGGGGCCCTATTTCTACCTGGTATTCGGGGGAGCCGGATACGTGTCCCCCAAGATGCCCCCGCTGGAGGGTTTCTTCTGCAAGGGCGTCTCCGCGGATGAATGCACGACAGACTTTGCCGTTGCAGGCCGCCGCGGGGGAACCGCGAGGGCGGTCCGGGCAAACAGGAACATCGCAACGAGATTTTCCGAGGACGGCAAGGTCCTGGAAACGGGACCTCGGAAGAAATGAACGGGGGCCCGGGCGGGACACGAGGATGCCGGAACGGGACGGACTTGGCCTCAGGCGTCACGATGCCCGGCAGGGTGCCTCCGGCCGACGGGAGTTCAGGAACGGTTTCAGGCACAAGGAGAACATGATGAAGAAAGTTCTGTTTAAGACCATCGGGGCTATCGCCGTTGCCGCCGCATTGGTGCTGTGTTTTCAGGTTGTTTTGTCTTCGGCCGATCAGCGTGACTTCACCATCGTGAATGCCACCGGCTACCCGATCAGGTTCATCGGCATCAATCCCCCCGGGGACGAGATATGGAACGAGAACGAGCTCGACGCCGTTCTTCCCGACGGTGCCGGCTTCAGGGTGGAATTCGCCGGAATTGAAAAGGGATGCGTGTGGAACATCAAGGTGACCTGGGCCGATGACAATACGTCGTCCTTTTTCCGCGACGTCAACCTGTGCAAGATCAATAAGATCACGCTGAAATACAACAGGTCCACCGATACGGCCTCCTATGTAGCCGAATAGATGCCGGGGGCGGGCCCGGTGCCGCGGCGGAGCGCGCGAGCACCGACCGGCTCGCTCCCGCCCAAGGAACTGGAGCTCGGACCCGCGCCGAAAATCATTCTCGCCCGGTCGGTGACGTCTCCGAAAAAGTGGGATGAGGGGCCGGCCGCAACCGGGCAAGCACGCGTCCGCTCGTTTCGATGGACATGACGCTTCGGTCTGCTGTAATTTGCTTCAGGTTCGGTTCGTCTCCGTTTCTTCGGAGCTTGAATGCCGGACCTTGACAAAGTGTTGCAGGAAGCGACCGGAGGAGCGGGAATCATGCGGACGGAGGTGCCTGCCTCGAATTGCGGCCAAATCGAAGCCGGGTCCCGGAGAAGAAACCTGGTGGTTTCGATGCTCCGTCACACGATTCACAATCCCCGGCACGTCATGACTCTCCTGCGCGGCGAATATCGCCGGCACGTGGGAATTCGGATGGACCGCAGGCTGCATCCCGGAACCAGCGGGCTCCCCGCCAACATCAGCATCAACCTCACCAGGCGGTGCAATCTCAAGTGCGGCATGTGCATTCAGCATCGGCACGCCTCCCCGGCGGCACCCGGGTTGACCTGGTTTGACCCGGAGCGGGAATTGCCGGTGTCCGCATGGGTACGCCTGATGGACCGGGTCACGACTTTCCGCCCCGCCCTGTATGTGACCGGCGGTGAACCGATGTTGTATCCCGGCTTCGAGGAGTTCATCAAAGAGGCCGGCAGGCGACACCTGTTCGTTCAATTGGCCACCAACGGAACGCTTCTTTCCGGAAACGCCGGGATGCTCGTGGAAGAGGGGGTGGGAATCGTGATCGTCTCAATGGACGGACCGGCCCGCGTCCATGACGAGGTGCGAGGCCGGCCCGGGCTTTTCCGGAGAACCTCCGACGGCGTTCGTTCCCTGCTTTCGGCACGCGCGAGGCGGCGCAGCCCCACCCCTGTTGTCGGCATCAACTTCACGATTTCCAAAACAAATGTGGAATGCATTCAGGACATGGTTCCGATCGCCCTGGAACTGGGGGTCGATTTCCTGCAATTTCAGCACACGATCTTCAGCTCGGCGGCCCACGTGGCAAGACACAACCGGGTGTTTGCCCGCAAGGCGGCCGGATTGGGCGAGATCCACCTGGTTCATCCCTCCATCCCGGAAGGGGAGTACTACGAGAGCGACATCGTCGAAGAAGACGTGGGCCGTATCGCCGAAGGTCTCCAAAGGGCGAGAAAGGCGGCGCGCGGTCGCCTGCGGCTTTCTTTCCTGCCCGATCTCTCCACCGGGATGCTCGAACCTTACTACCTGGATTTGGATCACCCTTTTCCCGGCAAATGCGACACGCTCTGGAAAACGCTCCGGATCATGCCGGACGGCACCGTGTCCCCCTGCCTTCACGTCGTGGCGGGAAACGTCGCGCGGCAGTCAATCGATGAAGTATGGAACGGTCCCGGCATGCAACGCTTCCGGGAACTGATTGCCGGCCGGCTTTTCCCCGGATGCGCCCGCTGCTGCAACCGAAGCTTTTCCTGAACGGCCGAGAAGAGGACGCCCGAGGCTTCACCGGCGGGTCGGGCGGCTCACGAACAGCGATGCCGATCCAATCGGCCGCATGCCCCGCCCGGAGCCGACGAAGCCGGAGTCCGGCGCCCACGGCTCATCATACCGAGGTGCGTTCAAGATGACGCAACACCTGCCCGGCGGGAGGTGACGTGGTCGGGGATAAACCCCGCCCCTTGCTACGGACCGATGTGCCCGTCAGACGTAGCAAGGGGGGGGCTTTATGCCCTCCCGCCCAATGCACTCATTTTGAACGCAAAATGGTATCAGACGTCGGAATGTCCCCCAACCGGCATCCGGAAACGGCCCCCTTCTCTCTGCAGCAAGTTCGATATTCGGCACCTTCGGGATAATTCAATTATCGGAATCCAAAAGGTTGCATTCTCAAATAGGAAACACTAATTTTCTCATCTGGGCCGGGAACGGCCACTGTGCAGGATTTGTACATCCCGACGCGACGACCGCACACATCATTAATCACAAGGAGGGGATATGGCCGGGGACATACTGGAAAAGGGCGCCATTCTGCAAAGGGACAAGACGAGCTACGCAATCGCTCCTCACGTGCCGGGCGGGATCATCACGGACTTCAACCTGCTCCGCAGGATTGCCGACGTGGCTGAAAAATACGGGGCCAAAGCCGTTAAACTGACCTCGGCCGAGCGTTTCGCCCTCGTGGGGCTGCGCGAGGAAGACATCGACGGGGTCTGGAATGAGCTGGGCCTGTCTCCCGGGGCGGCCATCGGCCTCTGCGTCCGGTCCGTGAAAATCTGCCCGGGAACGACCTTCTGCCGCATCGGGGTTCAGGATGCCGTCGCAATGGGGCTCAAGCTGGACGAGAAGTATCACGGAGTCACCCTGCCCTTCAAATTCAAGATCGGTGTTTCCGGATGCCCGAACAACTGCTCGGAGTCGTCCATCAAGGATTTTGGTCTGGTGGGGATGCAGAACGGCTGGCGCGTCCTGGCCGGTGGTTTCGTGTCGGGTCTGAAGCCCCGCCTTGCCGATGTGATCGCCACCGGTCTCAACGACGAGCAGGCATTGGCCCTGGCGGACAAGGTGATCGACTGGTTTCAGAAAATGGGGAAAACCAAGCGGTTGGGCCGGGTGATCGACGAGGTCGGCCTGGAGAAGTTTCTGGGAGACCTGGGACTGCCCAACGCGTGACGTTGGTTGCCACTTGGGCCGGCCGTGTAACCGACGCCGCGCCGTGCTGTGACGCCGTCCAGCCGGCCCATTCCACATGCGCGCGCAATGCACACCCGGGGAAGCGGCTAGCGAAAAAAGGGGGGAGCCTCCTGTGGAGGCGGCCCCCCTTGTGCTTTCCGGGGCCTGTTCTTTGAGGAACGGGGTCATGCTTCGTTGCGGAGGACCAGACCGGGTCGCGTCTTGGGGAGATGGCACGACACGCTCGCCGCACAGCCTGGCAAACCGGCATTGTGCCCGCGCGAACGCGAATCGGCATTACAAGCCAGGAGTCAAACTTCGATCGGACAGCTCCAGCATCGTGTTTTCCAATACCTGAAATAGATTTCCATTCATATTAACGATTTGCCCTCGCCTGCCTTTTCCCTTAAGAGTTGAAAGCGTGGCGAACGAGCAGCCCCGGAGGTCGTGCCCGCGAAGACTGGAGCCCGCAAGGCCCTGGGGAGGCCGGATTCCCGGTCTCGAGGCAATGACGGATGGGGTTGTCGCGTCCCATGTGGGGTGCGCGCAAGCAATGACGATTCGTATGAGAATGCCCTGGTTTGGCACATCTATGTGATCCGTCGCGACTGTCCGGCTCGGGTCGGTTCGCGGAAACGACGACAACGGCGTTCGCGGTCGCCGGCGGAGAGCCGCGGGGGTGCCGTCACGGAGG from Syntrophobacter fumaroxidans MPOB includes these protein-coding regions:
- a CDS encoding NAD(P)/FAD-dependent oxidoreductase, whose product is MAGDILEKGAILQRDKTSYAIAPHVPGGIITDFNLLRRIADVAEKYGAKAVKLTSAERFALVGLREEDIDGVWNELGLSPGAAIGLCVRSVKICPGTTFCRIGVQDAVAMGLKLDEKYHGVTLPFKFKIGVSGCPNNCSESSIKDFGLVGMQNGWRVLAGGFVSGLKPRLADVIATGLNDEQALALADKVIDWFQKMGKTKRLGRVIDEVGLEKFLGDLGLPNA
- a CDS encoding trypsin-like serine peptidase gives rise to the protein MKRFLCVLFGALLFVSVAAFGAYAAEGFATYSIPKDKVNAAGKYWTKEKMKNAKPYPSTRKKGTVHRVPANTEEQLSGPPGMDPGDPGEGAPGRSASRKAGLHGVAEPGIGGDTAEMVGASTAGYNYPAPHTTFPVLDSLYGISTTPYPYRTIGKIFFTEDGEEYVCSGASIGGRAVLTAGHCVSDGGGTYHSNWIFVPSYQDGEEPYGEWTAFWLGTFQEYHQEGDCGRDVGFAAVSDKNGKKLSQRVGFLGFYYNASRTRHWNMFGYPADDPWDGEFMVETQASYAYVDDSVVPDATGIGTTQTEGCSGGPWIMKFKPGPKVAGTNFANGVNSYSNEDTGEIFSPYFDTRVKDLKDRAVAK
- a CDS encoding carboxypeptidase-like regulatory domain-containing protein, giving the protein MKKTFLIWVTACMLALPTLGTAATLSGVVIEDESGAPLDASLLLYKRNATGGFDFTAAEGTDAAGNYSFNYLEAGTYFLECEAYADCDPETEYCADKYLPQLYDGVQAWDFAHKKNIVLASGSAKVLNPIRIKARPFYFETMPIDPVVIPDSGGTVKITATVINTTKNILGMLFWGEMEPPCRADHSRFYDLWALYPFAQHTWKVIRPGANKVVLTCSLGAQAPEGPYFYLVFGGAGYVSPKMPPLEGFFCKGVSADECTTDFAVAGRRGGTARAVRANRNIATRFSEDGKVLETGPRKK
- a CDS encoding trypsin-like serine peptidase, translated to MRRTLCILLGVLFLTLVTPFPACAAEDFSTHWISGDKVSAAAKYWTGERMRNAKPYPLAVRKEIGHRVSALPDGQFPGPPGVDPGDPGENVTAPVNRRGAVPHVVSESRDGADTIESAGAATIGYKYPAPHTTFRVMDTLYGVGTTPYPYRTIGKIFFTEDGEDYECSGASIGGRAVLTAGHCVSDGAGTYHSNWIFVPSYQDGKEPYGRWIAFWLATLSEFHQKQDRARDVGFAAVRDKKGRKLSQRVGFLGFAYNLARLRHWNMFGYPGDEPWDGEFMVETQASYAYIDAAVTPNAIGIGTSQTGGCSGGPWLLRFKPGHKFSNANLANGLNSYSLDEESREIYSPYFDSRVKALKDKAVAK
- a CDS encoding radical SAM protein; translated protein: MPDLDKVLQEATGGAGIMRTEVPASNCGQIEAGSRRRNLVVSMLRHTIHNPRHVMTLLRGEYRRHVGIRMDRRLHPGTSGLPANISINLTRRCNLKCGMCIQHRHASPAAPGLTWFDPERELPVSAWVRLMDRVTTFRPALYVTGGEPMLYPGFEEFIKEAGRRHLFVQLATNGTLLSGNAGMLVEEGVGIVIVSMDGPARVHDEVRGRPGLFRRTSDGVRSLLSARARRRSPTPVVGINFTISKTNVECIQDMVPIALELGVDFLQFQHTIFSSAAHVARHNRVFARKAAGLGEIHLVHPSIPEGEYYESDIVEEDVGRIAEGLQRARKAARGRLRLSFLPDLSTGMLEPYYLDLDHPFPGKCDTLWKTLRIMPDGTVSPCLHVVAGNVARQSIDEVWNGPGMQRFRELIAGRLFPGCARCCNRSFS
- a CDS encoding M28 family metallopeptidase, with translation MKRLSCAMGLVWLLVVALCGTSHAVSVTLVRGSSALSSVPALGEKPIVLAFGEDRVLIHDSRLPVKGKLLDTRDIPLTELFLVRDHRALSQIAGYDTLYRHGAFRLAVVKRPEELGGLKSVRLWPVRRSMVVTRKAGGVKGEPDPKVNALISKLNRSRYGEYMAMLARDLETRYSCANEVLTARDKISREFKALGLRTNASMSFPNDCEGGCEEWKGFNVIGRKVGKVRPEEFYLVGAHYDSANGEGGACNTAPGACDNASGVAAVLELARVFRTVDTEASIVFVAFGGEEIDLLGSRKYVQELIDAGEDADLKAFVVLDMISFYKADATRGIIIEGSRGITRQARALDRLVGYVRTYTDLDVEHTVKYSGSDHEPFLDEEMAGGLLIQMDCDAADYEPLHSARDTLGHQDLPFAIEVTKVAAALLAEAGIMDATP